CGGGCGCGGCGCTGTAGTGCGTCACCAGGAACTGCCCGGCCTGGCTCTCCCATCCGCCATGCATACCCTTGCCGTGAGCTGCCTGCGTGAGGGCGTTGTCGACAGCCAGCTCGGCACCTTCCATCCTCCGTTCCACCCGCCCGACGGGCTTTGGTTCACTCGGCCGCAGGAACCTCTGTACCGCCCCGGGGAGGCGGGACTTGATCCGTCGCTCCAGTTCCGACTCCTGCGGTGGCTGTCTCAACCAGACCGGCCGCTCAGGTACCCCGGGAGCCATGTAGCACTTGCAGCCTGCGATCAGCCGCTCCCCGGCCTGGAGGTGCGGCTGGACCTGGTCGCGGCAGTCGTCGTTCATTCCCGTGTCTCTCTGATCGGACGAGTCGTCAGCCGAACGGATTGTCCCGGAACCGGGGTTCCACCGTCTGGTGATCGTGATCTGACGGGTTGGCGATGCCGAGGTCCTCACGAGCCGCCGTGCTGGGATTACGGTTCCCCGCCAGCCGGTCGTCGGCTTCGTCGGCGCCGATGCCCATGGCGCCTTGCATGCCTTCCTGATGTGTCTGCCCGACAGGGTCACCTGTGAGGCCGACCGCGCCGAGTGCCGCCTTTCCCGTGGTCTTCACGACCCGATGAGCGACGAAGGCTCGAAGCCCGTCGGGGGTCTGCAAGTCGCCGACGTGCTTCCAAGTCCACGGCTTGGCCGTACTGAACCTGTTCGTCTTGGCGAGCACGCTGAGCGCCCTCATGCGCTCCGCGATCTTCTCCAAGGCTCTGGCGAGCCGTGCCACCAGGCTCGCGATCCGGGTGGCGGCCAAGGAGCCCTCAGCGGCGGCCGCGGCGGCACCGGCGGCCGCGGAAACACCCGCGGTCAGCGCGGCGAAGGCGGCGGAAGCAGCGAGAGTGATCAGCGCCCATTCGATCAGCTCGCGGATGACCGTCTCGACCATCTCCTGGACCACGCGGCACTCTTCGGCCGCTTCCCGGAGCAGCTCGGCCGTTCCCTCCATGTCCGCGGCCTCGGCCTCGAACTCCGCTTCCAGGTCGATGAGTTCGTCGAAAAAGGCGTCCGCTGCCTCACCGGACCATTCATGAGCGAGATCTGCGCGATCACGACGCTGGTCGGCCAGGAGATCGCGGAGTTCACCAGCCTGCTTGGCCCACAGATCAGCAGCGTTCTGGAGGCCTTCGGGGTCGCCGGTGACGAATTCGAGCTGCTCGGCCAGCGGTTCCACCACCGGGCGCATCAGCTCGTCCAGCAGCCCGCTGAGCGGACTCATCCAGTCGTTGACCTTGCCGTAGGCATCGACCGCCGCACCTGCCGGCCCGCTCACATCGTCCCCCGAGCCTGGGCCGCGATGCTACGGACCTGGTCCACCGTGTGGTCCTCCACCGCCTGGTACGAGCGGCCGGTCCGCTCGATGAACTCGGCGATCTGCTCCTGCTGTCCTACGGCGAAGTCGAGATTCTCCAGCGTGGCGTCGACACGCTCGCGGTAGTCCTGACCAGTCTCCTCGGACTCCGGGAGCTTGCCGAAAGCGTTCGCACTGGGAGAGTGCGCGCCCAGCGCCTCCTGGATCCGCCGCAGCCGATCAGCGCGGTCCTGCGCAGTCCTTGAGAATCGGGTCAGTGCGTCCTGAGTGACCGCATACTGTGACGCCATGCATCCCCCGTGCAGCGCGTTGTGTTGGTCAAGATTCTCAAAATTCCTAGCACAAGGCCGCCTTGGAGCCAACAGGGCCATCCTTCAAAAGCCAGGCGGGACAGCTTGACCGCGCCAAAACGACCTTGGTTCCTCAAAGTCTGGTTGAGCTGCCACATCGTTCACGCCTGGGCCCCAGCTCCGCCCTCACCCTGGACTGGCAGCGCTGAAAGATCTCAGCCGCCGAGCGTCAAACCGAGGAGCTCGCGGCGGGACTGCCGAGCGAGGGGCGACCGTTGCATCCTGGCCAACATCAGAGCACTTCGCGCCGAACGAAATCGACGCGTCGATGACGCACGAGCCGATCACAACTATCAAATAAACATACAAAAAGGACATTATTTACGCCATAGGTCGCGAGATCGTCACACCCCGCTCCTATGACCCTGCGGCCCTTGAGGAATGATGCCGGACTCGACTGCGCACAGGACCTTGGAGTCCTGCGGTCGAGCTTCGCAGCCCATCGCCGCAGGGAGTGCGTCACCTTAAACTGGCTGATCCCAGAGCAAGAAGCCTACCCGTATGGGTAATGTCCCCGACAAAGGCGCTCTGTGCACCAACTCACGCCAACGCCAATCCACAGCAGAGGAACAGACTGTGCTCCCCCTGGACGACATCGCAGCCGCGATCAACATCAGCGCCCAGTCTGCCCTTCAACACGATCCTGCACTGATTGCCGTCCGTGATCACATTTGTCGACTCGACCCCACCGGCAGACGTTTCTCTGTGGTCCTGCGCGACACAATCGACCAGTTGCTCAACGGTGAAGTTACGGGCAGATTTGACTGGAAAACCCTTTTTAAAACAGAAAAAACTCACGCTGGAACCCTCGTAGAAATTAACCTGCAGCGCGAGTTCAAATTCAGTGACGGTATTGATATGGACTACCGGATAGCGGGCGTCGATGTTGATTGTAAATATTCTCAGCAGTTCGGCGGCTGGATGATTCCTCCCGAAGCGATCGGACATCTGTGCTTGCTGGTGTGGGCAGACGATTCTAAGGGCCTCTGGAGCGCAGGACTGCTCCGCATACGCCGCGAATGGCTCAATGGCGGAAATAACCGCGACTTGAAACTCACAATCAAAGCCGAGCACCGCAGCAAGATATTCTGGCTTTGGCGTGATGCAGTGCTACCTGAAAACGTCTTGCTTCACATGGATCCAAAAGATCGGGATCGCGTCTTCTCGCATAAATCCGGACAGGCGCGGCTCAACGAGCTATTTCGCCTGGTTCAGTCCCGGCGCATTGGGCGCAACGTCGTACGTACCGTC
This portion of the Streptomyces canus genome encodes:
- a CDS encoding WXG100 family type VII secretion target; the encoded protein is MEPLAEQLEFVTGDPEGLQNAADLWAKQAGELRDLLADQRRDRADLAHEWSGEAADAFFDELIDLEAEFEAEAADMEGTAELLREAAEECRVVQEMVETVIRELIEWALITLAASAAFAALTAGVSAAAGAAAAAAEGSLAATRIASLVARLARALEKIAERMRALSVLAKTNRFSTAKPWTWKHVGDLQTPDGLRAFVAHRVVKTTGKAALGAVGLTGDPVGQTHQEGMQGAMGIGADEADDRLAGNRNPSTAAREDLGIANPSDHDHQTVEPRFRDNPFG
- a CDS encoding NaeI family type II restriction endonuclease is translated as MLPLDDIAAAINISAQSALQHDPALIAVRDHICRLDPTGRRFSVVLRDTIDQLLNGEVTGRFDWKTLFKTEKTHAGTLVEINLQREFKFSDGIDMDYRIAGVDVDCKYSQQFGGWMIPPEAIGHLCLLVWADDSKGLWSAGLLRIRREWLNGGNNRDLKLTIKAEHRSKIFWLWRDAVLPENVLLHMDPKDRDRVFSHKSGQARLNELFRLVQSRRIGRNVVRTVAQQKDYMKRVRGNGGARSALQREGIIIMGDYASHQEIAAKLQVPVPEEGEFVSVRVVKAGPGDDSQPQVNLDGGWWKPAGPGDPHEWGPLLPKHTV